A window of the Janthinobacterium agaricidamnosum NBRC 102515 = DSM 9628 genome harbors these coding sequences:
- a CDS encoding pilin — translation MNKQSIRSLKQGAQAGFTLIELVVVIVILGILAATAIPKFVDMSVDARIAKMNGAKGSMQSAAALFHAQWLVSGSPADAATGVKMDGADIAFTGGYPTSNAAGIGLAAGLTGTQADYGSSSTATVFTVTPDSSHTNCKVTYTIVAGAAPTVDASALATRTNC, via the coding sequence ATGAACAAGCAGTCGATACGCAGTTTGAAACAAGGCGCCCAGGCGGGTTTTACGTTGATCGAGTTGGTGGTGGTGATCGTGATCCTGGGTATCCTGGCGGCCACCGCGATTCCTAAATTTGTCGATATGTCGGTCGATGCGCGGATTGCCAAGATGAATGGCGCCAAGGGTTCGATGCAATCGGCGGCCGCCTTGTTCCATGCGCAATGGCTGGTCAGCGGCTCGCCCGCCGACGCCGCCACCGGCGTCAAGATGGACGGCGCCGATATCGCCTTTACCGGCGGCTATCCGACTTCCAACGCGGCGGGCATCGGCCTGGCCGCCGGCCTGACCGGCACCCAGGCCGACTACGGCAGTTCGTCCACCGCCACCGTGTTTACCGTCACGCCCGATAGCAGCCATACCAATTGCAAGGTAACGTATACCATCGTCGCCGGTGCGGCGCCGACCGTCGATGCGTCGGCGTTGGCTACGCGCACCAATTGCTGA
- a CDS encoding agglutinin biogenesis protein MshP, giving the protein MSNASQLSRQQRYRPVRGFGIVTAVFFLVVLAGLGAALVAISTLQHAESALDVQGARAYQAARAGMEWGLYRQRIAGSCAASSSFALPANSGLNGFSVTVQCSQAAGALPRFQVIATACNQPAGGVCSTVNASNHADYVQRVLQADF; this is encoded by the coding sequence ATGAGCAACGCCAGTCAACTTTCGCGGCAACAGCGATACCGTCCGGTACGCGGTTTCGGCATTGTCACGGCGGTATTTTTCCTGGTGGTGCTGGCCGGGCTGGGCGCCGCGCTGGTGGCGATTTCAACCCTGCAGCATGCCGAATCGGCGCTCGACGTGCAGGGCGCGCGCGCCTACCAGGCCGCCCGCGCCGGCATGGAATGGGGCTTGTACCGGCAGCGCATCGCCGGCAGCTGTGCCGCCAGCAGCAGCTTCGCCTTGCCGGCCAATAGCGGCCTGAATGGCTTTTCCGTCACCGTGCAATGCAGCCAGGCGGCCGGCGCGTTGCCGCGCTTCCAGGTCATCGCCACCGCGTGCAACCAGCCGGCCGGCGGGGTGTGCTCGACTGTCAACGCGAGCAATCATGCGGATTATGTGCAGCGCGTGCTGCAGGCGGACTTTTGA
- a CDS encoding prepilin-type N-terminal cleavage/methylation domain-containing protein, translating to MKIPAHPGGQRGFTLVELIVVIVITGIVAGMVALFIRIPVQGYLDVNARAELADAADTATRRITRDVRLALPNSVRVSNAANGGSYLELLLTKAGGRYLSEDDDLTATPGNVLAFDPNTQAANPNVFTIVGAAPSGLQTIVAGDSIVVNNLGDQPPVDAYNCGGQCNRALVSAVNGSNITLAANPFLAQNPSMPSLSHRFHVVTTPVTYYCAGNPAGRGVLQRFSGYAIQAGQPLDASAAPLSTAPVAALLAQQVASCGFFFDTLANAERGLVRINLTLGAPGSSSGQVSLVQQAQVNNTP from the coding sequence ATGAAGATACCAGCTCATCCAGGCGGGCAACGCGGCTTCACGCTGGTCGAACTGATCGTCGTGATCGTCATCACCGGCATCGTTGCCGGCATGGTCGCCTTGTTCATCCGGATTCCGGTGCAGGGTTACCTGGACGTCAATGCGCGTGCCGAACTGGCCGACGCGGCCGACACCGCGACCCGCCGCATCACACGCGACGTGCGCCTGGCGCTGCCGAACAGCGTGCGGGTCAGCAACGCAGCCAACGGCGGCAGTTACCTTGAGTTGCTGTTGACCAAGGCCGGCGGGCGCTATCTGTCGGAAGACGACGACTTGACTGCCACCCCGGGCAATGTGCTGGCCTTCGACCCGAATACCCAGGCCGCCAATCCGAATGTCTTTACCATTGTCGGCGCGGCGCCGTCCGGCTTGCAAACCATCGTTGCCGGCGACTCCATCGTCGTCAACAACCTGGGCGACCAGCCGCCGGTGGATGCCTATAATTGCGGCGGGCAATGTAACCGGGCCCTGGTCAGCGCGGTCAATGGCAGCAATATTACGCTGGCCGCCAATCCGTTCCTGGCGCAAAATCCATCGATGCCGTCGCTGAGTCACCGTTTCCACGTAGTCACTACGCCGGTGACCTATTATTGCGCCGGCAATCCGGCCGGCCGTGGCGTCTTGCAGCGTTTTTCCGGCTACGCGATCCAGGCCGGCCAGCCGCTCGACGCCAGCGCGGCGCCATTGTCCACTGCGCCGGTGGCGGCGCTGCTGGCCCAGCAGGTGGCCAGTTGCGGATTTTTCTTCGACACCCTGGCCAATGCCGAGCGCGGCCTGGTGCGCATCAACCTGACCCTCGGCGCGCCGGGCTCGAGCTCCGGCCAGGTCAGCCTGGTACAACAGGCGCAAGTCAATAACACGCCATGA
- a CDS encoding pilus assembly FimT family protein, producing the protein MSRSNPSCLRAPLPWRDAGGFSLIELIAVMVLAGIIAAFAVPRFFQQNTFDARSFTDQNLSMLRYGQKLAIAQNRPVFVLLNGSSIALCFKASCAAAADRVLPPAGANSGGKATLNACGKSTAWLCEAAPAGITYAVPAAGAAFYFNALGRPFAAGDNEPVSTFPARLNIGISGGGFARSIVVEGETGYVHL; encoded by the coding sequence TTGAGCCGCAGTAATCCCTCATGCCTGCGCGCGCCGCTGCCGTGGCGCGACGCAGGTGGTTTTAGCCTCATCGAACTGATCGCGGTGATGGTGTTGGCCGGCATCATTGCCGCCTTCGCCGTGCCGCGTTTCTTCCAGCAAAATACCTTCGACGCGCGCAGTTTCACCGATCAGAACCTGAGCATGCTGCGCTATGGCCAAAAACTGGCGATCGCGCAAAACCGGCCGGTGTTCGTGCTGCTCAACGGCAGCAGCATCGCCTTGTGCTTCAAGGCGTCGTGCGCTGCGGCGGCCGACCGCGTATTGCCGCCGGCCGGCGCCAATAGCGGCGGCAAGGCGACCCTGAACGCTTGCGGCAAGAGCACCGCGTGGCTGTGCGAAGCCGCGCCGGCCGGCATCACGTATGCGGTGCCGGCGGCTGGCGCGGCGTTTTATTTCAATGCGCTGGGCCGGCCTTTCGCGGCCGGCGACAACGAGCCGGTATCGACTTTTCCGGCCCGCCTGAACATCGGCATCAGCGGCGGCGGTTTCGCGCGCAGCATCGTGGTCGAAGGGGAAACCGGCTATGTCCATCTATAG
- a CDS encoding type II secretion system protein, which translates to MSIYRRATARRGFTLIELIVFILIVGIAVAGLVKIFSFTTSRSADPQLRKQALALAEGMLEEVELARFTFCDPLADPAADTASGAGACSTPQQPRAAAPATGRPYYNVSDYVRAFNQAVSYSTDAAGNKFPAGYTVNVTINPDAGLGPSGATVPSDATPANMNALRITVAVSYANGSVALTGYRTRYAPNAIP; encoded by the coding sequence ATGTCCATCTATAGGCGCGCCACGGCGCGGCGCGGTTTTACGCTGATTGAACTGATCGTGTTCATCCTGATCGTCGGCATCGCCGTGGCCGGCCTGGTGAAAATCTTCAGTTTTACCACCAGCCGCAGCGCCGACCCGCAATTGCGCAAGCAGGCGTTGGCGCTGGCCGAGGGCATGCTGGAAGAGGTCGAACTGGCGCGCTTCACGTTTTGCGACCCGCTTGCCGACCCGGCCGCCGACACGGCCAGCGGCGCGGGCGCCTGCAGCACCCCGCAACAGCCCCGCGCCGCCGCGCCAGCCACCGGGCGGCCGTATTACAACGTCAGCGATTATGTGCGGGCCTTCAATCAGGCCGTGAGCTACAGCACGGATGCGGCGGGTAATAAATTTCCTGCTGGCTACACAGTGAACGTGACGATCAATCCCGACGCGGGCCTCGGCCCGTCCGGCGCCACCGTGCCGTCCGACGCCACGCCGGCCAACATGAATGCGCTGCGCATCACGGTGGCGGTCAGCTACGCTAACGGGAGCGTGGCGCTGACCGGTTACCGCACCCGCTACGCGCCCAACGCCATCCCATGA